In the genome of Pseudanabaena mucicola str. Chao 1806, the window TGCTCGTTGAAACATGTCCCGATAGCTACTCATCTCCACACTGCTACTGCGATGTTCGATGACACGCCAACATAAGGGCAAAGCTCTTCCCCGATGCACTACACACAATCGAATGATGCAGTATTTTTTCCACAGTTGGCTCGTATCAAAGCTTAGATAGATTTCTCGCTCTTTCCAGTTTGACAATAACTCTTTGATCACTGGACTGTACAGCTTGGCGGGATTGATCCTTGGATTATTTAGCCATCTTGACAGTTGCCTTTGGGTACTTTGGGCAATTAATGCTTTGGTGTTGATGTGGCTTAGCCATTTGGTTAAATTTACACTCCCTGTAGCGATCATTCCTACCATCATCCATACCATTACTCCTAAATGGCGCACATCTGACCAGTCACTGTATTGACTCCCGAATTTTGTTAGTTCATTATAGATACGTGAGGCGTTTTGGGTCATTTGTCCTATGCTCCTTTTTCTTCAAAAAACAGCATACGCCTCTTTTTTACTCAAATTCAATCTCTGTATACTTTCTTGCTACTTTTGTCAGTCAATCAGAGCGATGATACATCTGAATTTAATACATTTCTAGAGTCTTCTAGAACAAACGAATTAGATGTTGATGAGTTTAGTGATATTGATGACATCAATATTGATGATAATTATAAGATTAATGATCAACCTGTTAATGAGCCTATTGATCAGATTGATGTTCAGACAGATGTGATTAGTCGGTTGTCTGATGATACTTCAAAGACGAATTCTGTTTCTCAAACAATTGACAGTTCTGAAGATCTACATTTTTTTGATACAGATAGTTCTAATGCAAATAGAACTGAACAGGAAATTATTACCACAGATGATTTAGGTGATTTCTTTGCTGATGTAGAATCGCTGAATTTGAGCTTGTCTAATACTGTTTCGAATAGTGTCACTAGTGATATTACTGACAATTCATTTCAAAATATAATTGATCGGGAATTTAGTAATACGAATGCATTAGGAGATTTCTTTGATGATGTGGAAGATCCTGAACTTGATTCTATTTATAGTGATAATGAATTAGATGTTTTAGATAAAGATGATGAAGTTTCTGATGTATCAGTAGATCTCTCCGAAAACTTTATTGATGATAACTGGAGTGATTTGGGTGTTAGCGACAAGATAAATATCAATAGAGATGTCGTAGATGAGAGTACTGAAGAACTTGAATCAGCAATCGAATCTAACAATTTAGTCAATTCATTTGCTAGTGCTAACGAAGATGATCTGACTATATTAGAGAATAAATTTAATGATTTTGGTAATGATCTAGACTATGAATTTGACTTTAATGAAGAGCGATCGCTTACACAAAGTGACGTGATTAGTTTAGCAGATGATTCTGAGGAGAATATTTTATTTGACGACGTTGATGATGTGCAATCAGATTCTCTGCAATCAGACAATAATCCTCTAACGAATATCCAACAAGATGACGTAAACATTGATGACAATCAAGAGGATATTTCAGCTAGTAGTACGTTCAATAGTCTAGATAATTTTTCCCAAGGTGATAATGATGTAGAGGAGATAAATGGAATTGATGATAATTTTGATTTTGATGATTTAGAAGCCATGATTGGTGAGCCAGGTAGTTTATCAGATAATTTCATTACCTCTAATAAAGACGAAATTGCTAGCTTTAATAATCATATCAATCAGGATAATGGACAGCAGTCTATTAATTCTGATGATATGAATTTTGACGAATTAGAAGCTCTAATAGATGATACTGAGGGGGGTGAGATACCTCTAGATGCAAAACTAAAAGAACAAGAAACTACTACTCTCAAAACTGCCTCACCAACACTACCGAAGGATGACTTTGACGAGTTGGAAAGTATGCTTCAGTCGAGATTTGCTCCCGATGTTGGACCGCTCAAGACTAAAACATCTGTGCGTCCTCCTGTCACTACCCGAAAGCCTAAGTTGTCCGATTCAACGATGCGAGTAGATGTCAAATACCTTGATAGTCTAAATAACTTAGTTGGGGAACTTGTTGTTAACCGCAACTTGTTAGAACAGGAGCAGGAAAGACTTCAACAGTTTATTACTAATCTATTACATCAAGTGCAGTTGCTAAGTGATGTATCCCAAAGAATGCGTGATCAGTATGATCGCTCTTTGCTAGAAGCGTCACTAACCGCAGGTCGTGGTCGTTTATTTAATAATAACTTTGAATCTGGTTATTCTGGTGATGGCGTAAGTACAACTAGTGCTGTTAGTAGTGAGTTTGAAGGGATTGAATTTGATCGCTACAATACCTTCCATGTTCTATCCCAGGAAATCATTGAGTTAATTGTCAAAGTTCGAGAATCAGCTTCAGATATTGAGTTTGTGGTGGGTGAAACCGATCAGGTAACTCGTCAGTTGGGAACAATTACCACTCAAGTGCAGGACGATCTGAAACAATCACGCATGGTTCCCTTTGCACAAATTACGGATCGCTTGCCTAGAGGTGTTCGTGATCGAGCCATCAAGAGTGGTAAGCTAGCTGATTTAGAGGTATTTGGGCGCGAGACTCTCATTGACAAAGCTATTATGGAGTCACTCATCGATCCATTGACACATTTAGTTAATAATGCGATCGATCATGGATTAGAAGATCCTAAGACCCGTCAAGCAGTTGGAAAACCTGCAACTGGTAAACTTACAGTCCGAGCCTATCACCAAGGTAACCAAACTGTTATCTCAATTAGTGATGATGGGGCAGGTATTAGCACCGAGAAAGTGAAGAAAAGTGCAGTTGCTAAGGGTGTACGTTCGCAATCGGAAGTTGATCGCCTCAATGATACCGAGGTTTACTTACTCTTATTTGAAGCAGGATTTAGCACCGCAGCAGAGGCTGATGAGTTTAAAGGACGCGGCGTTGGTCTGGATGTAGTCAAAACCTGTCTTGATGAAATTCGCGGTGTAATTATTGTGGAATCGGCAGTTGGTAAAGGAACCACCTTTACAATCCGCTTACCGCTTACGCTCAGTATTTCCAAGGCAATGTTCTGCATTAGTGATCGTGCTCGCATTGCCTTCCCCGTTGATGGCTTTGAAGATATGGTAGAGGTTCCGCAAAGTCAAATTGTACTAAACGAAAAGGGTCAGCCATGCCTACCTTGGCGAGATACGGTGTTGCCATTCCAACATCTCTCCAATTTGCTTTCTTATAGCCGACATCTCAGTCGCAGCAATATTTATGGTAAGCAGGATAATGATGAACTTTGCATAATTATTCTGCGTAACGATAATAGCTATCTTGCCCTACAGGTGGATCAGTTTCTTGGCGAGTACGAAATCGTTATCAAACAGCTAGAGGGCCCAATTCCCAAACCTGCTGGTATTGCGGGAGCAACGGTGTTAGGTGATGGTCGTGTCATGGCGATCGCTAACGTTTTAGAACTATTTGACATCGCTAGTGGCAGGCTGCGTCCTTCTACTCGTGGAGTCACGCTGCAACCACCTATTGAAGAAGTTGTTGCCGTCGATCCAACAGTTTTGATTGTAGACGACTCGATTACGGTGCGCGAACTACTGTCACTGACCTTCGCCAAGGTTGGCTATCGCGTCGAGCAAGCCAAAGACGGACAGGATGCATGGGAAAAACTGCGTGCGGGGCTACCTTGCGATATGATCTTCTGTGATATTGAAATGCCGAGGATGGATGGATTAGATCTCCTATCTAGATTACAAAAGGATTCGCGACTCAAAGACATACCTGTGGCGATGTTGACTTCTCGTGGAGCAGATCGCCATCGTCAAACCGCAATTCAACTTGGAGCAAAGGGATATTTTACTAAGCCCTATCTTGAAGAGGAGTTGTTGAGTGCCTCGAGGCGTCTCCTCAATGGAGAAACCCTGACGATTTAATAAACAATTCAGGAATATGTAGTGCATATTCCTGAATCTCGAAAAAACTATGCTGCTGAGTCTTAAAATTGAAAATTTTGCGCTGATTGATCGTTTAGAACTAGATCTTTATGCAGGGCTAAATATTCTGACAGGCGAAACTGGGGCAGGTAAATCGATTGTGTTGGATGCCCTTGATGCAGCGCTGGGAGGTAAGGTATCAGCGCGAGTGATTCGCAGTGGGGCAGATCGGGCTAATATTGAAGCAACTTTTTCCATAAATCAGGTGATTGCTCAATGGTTAGAATCCCAGGAAATTGATGCTATCGACGCAGAAACCTTGATTTGTAGTCGGGAGATTACCGTCAAGAGCAATCGCACCCGTGTTAATGGTGTAGTGGTAAACAAACAGCAAATTCAAGAATTACGCGATCACCTCGTTGAGATTACGGCTCAAGGTCAAACAATTTTATTGAGTCAATCTGCACAGCAGAGAGAACTGCTTGATAGTTTTGGTGATCAAGCCTTTAATCAAGCTATATCTTTACAACGACACAAGGTCGCAAAATTATTTGAGATCAAGGAGCGTTCGCGCAAGGCTCTGTTTGAGCGCCAACAGAATGAGCGTAACCGTTT includes:
- a CDS encoding hybrid sensor histidine kinase/response regulator: MSVNQSDDTSEFNTFLESSRTNELDVDEFSDIDDINIDDNYKINDQPVNEPIDQIDVQTDVISRLSDDTSKTNSVSQTIDSSEDLHFFDTDSSNANRTEQEIITTDDLGDFFADVESLNLSLSNTVSNSVTSDITDNSFQNIIDREFSNTNALGDFFDDVEDPELDSIYSDNELDVLDKDDEVSDVSVDLSENFIDDNWSDLGVSDKININRDVVDESTEELESAIESNNLVNSFASANEDDLTILENKFNDFGNDLDYEFDFNEERSLTQSDVISLADDSEENILFDDVDDVQSDSLQSDNNPLTNIQQDDVNIDDNQEDISASSTFNSLDNFSQGDNDVEEINGIDDNFDFDDLEAMIGEPGSLSDNFITSNKDEIASFNNHINQDNGQQSINSDDMNFDELEALIDDTEGGEIPLDAKLKEQETTTLKTASPTLPKDDFDELESMLQSRFAPDVGPLKTKTSVRPPVTTRKPKLSDSTMRVDVKYLDSLNNLVGELVVNRNLLEQEQERLQQFITNLLHQVQLLSDVSQRMRDQYDRSLLEASLTAGRGRLFNNNFESGYSGDGVSTTSAVSSEFEGIEFDRYNTFHVLSQEIIELIVKVRESASDIEFVVGETDQVTRQLGTITTQVQDDLKQSRMVPFAQITDRLPRGVRDRAIKSGKLADLEVFGRETLIDKAIMESLIDPLTHLVNNAIDHGLEDPKTRQAVGKPATGKLTVRAYHQGNQTVISISDDGAGISTEKVKKSAVAKGVRSQSEVDRLNDTEVYLLLFEAGFSTAAEADEFKGRGVGLDVVKTCLDEIRGVIIVESAVGKGTTFTIRLPLTLSISKAMFCISDRARIAFPVDGFEDMVEVPQSQIVLNEKGQPCLPWRDTVLPFQHLSNLLSYSRHLSRSNIYGKQDNDELCIIILRNDNSYLALQVDQFLGEYEIVIKQLEGPIPKPAGIAGATVLGDGRVMAIANVLELFDIASGRLRPSTRGVTLQPPIEEVVAVDPTVLIVDDSITVRELLSLTFAKVGYRVEQAKDGQDAWEKLRAGLPCDMIFCDIEMPRMDGLDLLSRLQKDSRLKDIPVAMLTSRGADRHRQTAIQLGAKGYFTKPYLEEELLSASRRLLNGETLTI